The Euwallacea fornicatus isolate EFF26 chromosome 18, ASM4011564v1, whole genome shotgun sequence genome segment TATGAAGTAGAGGCCAAGAAGCTAGGCCTTGTTAAGTAACGTCTTCAAGATATGTGCATTGAATATTGTATTTATATTATTGGCAAGTTGTGTTTAAGTTATGAGTTTACTTTTCttattgtacgatttggaaaTAAAGGATACTCGATATTAAGAGTTGTGGTCGAGTTTTgaaggacattttttttagttccaTTTTGATGTATGGTTTgttcttaataaaaacaagtttattcGTTTCAAATTCTTGTATTACAAGGCAGATAAATCCCATTGAAATAACTCTGCAGATTGAATgttttgaaagtaaaattcattagtaaaaaaatattcacttaattacattttttatacaaTTACTTATCCTTAAAAtgctataaaattatttaggtattttcagtttattaatcaattgggTTTCCCGATTTTCTTGCAGCTACGAGACGTGTTTGTTAGGTACTTTTAATAAGGTGTATCAGTCAAACGACTGTACATTCATAATATGCTCCAACAACATATCAAGGCAACGGTCACACTTTTGTGGTTCTAAAGGTTAAGTACTACTTTTTAACTGCACAATGCTGCTAAATGAGTCCTTAATACTCATACAGTTTAATGTTCATATCATAACATAATTACGTATTTgattatataaatatgtaattatattattcacagctaaattacatatttggtATAAGTCATTAACGactaagagaaaaattaattcagtAGTGCAGCCAGCGCATCAAAGAATCTCGTCCTATCCTTAGCGTGCATTACAATATCTGCAAAAACcatgaagaaataaatatatttttcgtaTTATTTAAAACCTTACATGATGTATCCAAATAATCACAGTTTACTTCACAATTCATTTTCTCTGCAGCTTGCTCAAAGGCTTTCCCAAAGAAactgttaataaaattataataagaCCTATAAAGTACTGTACACAAATCTTACTTTCTTGGCGAATTTTCACAAACAGGCGGAATTCCCAGCAACAAACACGTACCTCGCTCCACATCTTTGGGTGCAGACACTATTAGTGGCAATGTGGGGGCTTTCCTATTTTTTGACATCGAGACGTATGCTTTTAAAATGAACTGCGCTAAGAGGGACAATATATGCAAATGGGAAAACATGTACCAATCGAGGCAACCCTAGAAACATTTTCTATCCACTTGGATTCTActtgaaaataactgaattCTACCTCTTGTATCACATAATAAACAAACGGTCCGgcatttataatttgtttcatGTCTAAGGCACTTTGGACAGTTTTGAACAGggttttaacaattatttttgccCTTTCCAAGGCAGCTTTTATAACCTCGATTTTTGACCTTGATAAGCAATCCAAGGCTTGGTTAAATAATTCCTCTGGTTTCTTATCCCTAGGCTATAAGACAACATTTTTGTACTTATTAATGGTTAAATTCGAAACTTACTGATGCTTCTAAAACGGCAAGAAGGGCAAATACTATATCAGAAGCGCAGAACTTATTCCTATAACCATACTGCAGTATGAAAGATGTAAATTCTATATCCTGTAGATTATACTTTTCTGCTAGTTTTTCTAGAGATCCATGAAATTCCTTTCTTAGCTGAAGGTCCATAGATGTAAAATGCTGCCTACTTTGTGCAAGTGGGAGTCTATAATCAGCATACAAACCCAAATAGACAcagaaacaacaaaataataatcactTACCCCATCTCAGCTAAaagttgataaatttttttatcgccTTTCAGTGTCCACAATTTCAGCCTTACAGCAGTAAacatggaatattttaaactgTGCTCAACTGTCCAATGGCGATATAAAGTCAACCTCAAgtctttttcaaataaaattttcagtgatGTTTGTACTTCTGTATCATAGGTCCTATTTTGAAGCCTCTTGCAATGACTTCTTAAAGTTTCTTTAAATCATCTGTTAATATTGTTCAGTAAATCTGGAAATATTACATACCCATTTCAATGGTgtattgtgaattttcaatttttcccagTAATAATTGCTCTGTTAATGCCACTATTGCCAACCAAAGTAAGTCTTTATcctctttatttaatttccaagcaaaGTCAAACATAAATATGGCACTCTAAAGTTTAAATTGTGATTTCAACAACATTATTTGTAATGAAATAACTTACTGCCCGGGCATAGTAGGTAAACTGAGAGTATTCAAAcaatactttatttttattttcctcccATAGTCTTTTCTCTCTGTGCTTCATAACTTCCTCCTCATCTAACCTTCTCCTTTTCGCCGCTCTACCTTCCTCATCACTTTCCTCCTCTTTATCTTCCTCTGACTCAGACTAAAAACTATAATGTAAGTTCCAAATCTCCCATTACACATAAATCAAAACCTCTCTAAAAACATCATAAAATGCAGGTACTAAAGCGTCTTCTTCTTCTCCACTTAACAGTCGCACTTGTTCTGAAGAATATATGTTACACAAATCTATAGGTCTATGACTGTCTAATATAAAAAACACAATATCGTCTTCGGCATTAAGCTCTTCAGCTATGTCAATAGTCCCTCCACAAttgattaaaacaaaatatttaacatccTCTCTGTTCTCAAGGAATGCTTGCTTAATATCCTCTTTGCCTTGGACTATCGCTAAAGTATAGAGTATGTTGCGGTATCTTAGGAGAGACTGGAGAATTTTACAAGCACAAATACCATCAATATCATAATGGACCATCAAAAATATTCtctgaaaaatacaatttttatttatctagtTGGGTGAGAGAATCAAACAGCTTGGATAACGCAATTTTAGATACTTTCTGTAGATTGTTtagttaaattgtttaaatatttaacttgcATTTCAAGGATTCAATTGCAGGTGTATTAACATGAATAGGTAATGGGTTATGCGTAGTTCAAATGAACGTAGGCCAATTGGTATTGGGATTTTACTTACTTTTCCTGATAAAAACTcgaaaaactctttttttatGTCGTTTACATAcatgataaaatattatatttttaacatcatAACAATCCTTTAATATAAAACGTCTGACCGCCAATTTCGTGCTCAACAAAAACCGTTTTGAAAAGGGAT includes the following:
- the Cdc45 gene encoding cell division control protein 45 homolog encodes the protein MYVNDIKKEFFEFLSGKRIFLMVHYDIDGICACKILQSLLRYRNILYTLAIVQGKEDIKQAFLENREDVKYFVLINCGGTIDIAEELNAEDDIVFFILDSHRPIDLCNIYSSEQVRLLSGEEEDALVPAFYDVFRESESEEDKEEESDEEGRAAKRRRLDEEEVMKHREKRLWEENKNKVLFEYSQFTYYARASAIFMFDFAWKLNKEDKDLLWLAIVALTEQLLLGKIENSQYTIEMETLRSHCKRLQNRTYDTEVQTSLKILFEKDLRLTLYRHWTVEHSLKYSMFTAVRLKLWTLKGDKKIYQLLAEMGLPLAQSRQHFTSMDLQLRKEFHGSLEKLAEKYNLQDIEFTSFILQYGYRNKFCASDIVFALLAVLEASPRDKKPEELFNQALDCLSRSKIEVIKAALERAKIIVKTLFKTVQSALDMKQIINAGPFVYYVIQEGCLDWYMFSHLHILSLLAQFILKAYVSMSKNRKAPTLPLIVSAPKDVERGTCLLLGIPPVCENSPRNFFGKAFEQAAEKMNCEVNCDYLDTSYIVMHAKDRTRFFDALAALLN